In Helianthus annuus cultivar XRQ/B chromosome 9, HanXRQr2.0-SUNRISE, whole genome shotgun sequence, the following are encoded in one genomic region:
- the LOC110875376 gene encoding vegetative cell wall protein gp1-like produces MASSGSGVSNASDPMAFTSADEMATDSGVYTSDTTSTDEDDFQPFALPIFGDDAPLADGPPGVDPPLVPIPAPLPFAAVPFEEQPLDALPDGDIDLLIEGPPEGDQDGGAPVEDGVPLVVELPDMEVHSDSSTSGSFESIASFVPPSGFGYIPHVDGDEEMELEQPAEAPVLPDDQIPVMPADHQPAPVVSKPILALDPVPVIDAPVVAPPAVEIPDVAPIPDPMAIFDDLAPFATHIDPRYANTSNGWIVEDDYPSYVVPVTPPTVPISAPLDIPVFPPPTSDAHRTDLPITFLQDIPPPQPGEGSSSQPFGHTPFMSGDSQFLPQLPYPDYAPPVSSTAPFMSQFPHTTSQVALHHTLHIQLQP; encoded by the coding sequence CACCTCAGACACCACGAGCACCGATGAAGACGATTTTCAGCCTTTTGCCCTACCGATCTTTGGAGACGACGCACCCCTAGCTGATGGCCCACCAGGAGTGGACCCACCCCTTGTTCCAATCCCTGCCCCTCTCCCCTTCGCTGCAGTTCCCTTTGAGGAACAACCTCTCGACGCGTTACCCGATGGTGACATCGACCTACTCAtcgagggtcccccggagggagACCAGGATGGTGGGGCCCCGGTAGAGGACGGTGTTCCGCTTGTTGTTGAACTTCCTGATATGGAGGTTCATTCTGATTCGTCTACCTCTGGTTCTTTTGAGTCGATAGCTTCCTTTGTCCCACCGTCGGGATTCGGTTACATTCCTCATGTTGACGGTGATGAGGAGATGGAGTTGGAGCAGCCTGCTGAGGCTCCTGTTCTCccagatgatcagattcctgttATGCCTGCTGATCATCAGCCCGCTCCAGTCGTTTCAAAGCCCATTCTTGCCCTTGACCCTGTTCCTGTCATTGATGCGCCCGTTGTTGCACCACCAGCCGTTGAGATTCCAGATGTAGCACCCATACCCGATCCCATGGCTATCTTTGATGACCTTGCACCGTTTGCTACCCACATTGACCCGAGATACGCTAACACCAGCAATGGGTGGATTGTGGAGGATGACTACCCTTCGTATGTAGTCCCAGTCACTCCCCCTACCGTACCTATTTCTGCACCCCTTGATATTCCGGTATTTCCTCCACCCACATCTGATGCCCATCGTACCGACCTTCCGATCACTTTCCTTCAGGACATTCCTCCGCCCCAACCTGGGGAGGGATCGTCGAGTCAGCCTTTCGGCCACACTCCATTTATGTCAGGGGATAGTCAGTTCTTACCACAACTCCCTTATCCTGATTATGCTCCACCCGTGTCATCTACTGCTCCTTTCATGTCTCAGTTTCCCCATACCACTTCACAGGTTGCATTACACCACACACTACACATCCAACTTCAGCCCTGA